The following proteins are co-located in the Bacteroidia bacterium genome:
- a CDS encoding chemotaxis protein CheW codes for MIEQIRKKKEQTAEIERQVQLIVFKIEQQEYALPIHEVKEVVITPTITPVPFTPDYVLGVANIRGNIFAIIDLAVSFYKKELDLTKYYEQKTYTLVLAHDEWQVGIIVNEVPNTLNVLESQIDLSPALVQDSQTKRNYIKGIVKLEDRIVLLLHNQAIINPKDFEIAQA; via the coding sequence ATGATAGAGCAAATTCGCAAAAAAAAAGAGCAAACTGCTGAGATAGAACGGCAGGTTCAGCTCATCGTTTTCAAGATTGAGCAACAAGAGTATGCCTTGCCCATTCACGAGGTAAAAGAAGTGGTAATAACTCCCACAATTACTCCTGTACCTTTTACACCTGACTATGTGTTGGGTGTGGCAAATATTAGGGGAAATATTTTTGCTATTATTGATTTAGCAGTGAGTTTTTACAAAAAGGAATTAGACCTTACCAAATATTATGAACAAAAGACTTATACGTTAGTATTAGCCCACGACGAATGGCAGGTAGGTATTATAGTTAATGAAGTTCCCAATACACTCAACGTACTGGAAAGCCAAATAGATCTCTCGCCTGCCCTAGTGCAAGACTCACAAACTAAACGTAACTACATTAAAGGAATCGTAAAATTAGAGGATAGAATCGTGCTATTATTGCACAACCAAGCTATTATCAACCCCAAAGATTTTGAGATTGCACAAGCCTAA
- a CDS encoding thioredoxin-like domain-containing protein, producing NPMRFEKELCLIAFTKEAIKYGAYRGIVLLRNAPQDTLSWETTLKEVRKEVGFLHNLENAVLLEALNLIEKYEDIDENYRRKLLPELLSRTDKQYVQKYQQIEVQVAQSYDSLQRKIEDFRNKYKGTYAADVLLMIYHEPLIGNKMPQEYNTRASFMKEFYFEKWNFSEELLLSNPFLSNRIMRYLRDFTDIYNYAGIQYSVDKLLKATKSQNSKVFDFMWNFLVKLYLHSGLEKVAIHIYDTYLESCSNQITNASEEIQKLETLKKLQPGNPAPLIPLEKQGLKKFDEVIRNHELVILYFWASTCDYCRKYSPELLKVVSKTPKNIGVITISLDKDKSEWQKYLHTLQADKWYHYCDLQGWQSDIVKNYAIRKTPVCYLIDRKGNIIEREVHPLDIEKFLLKYFNSKS from the coding sequence AATCCCATGCGTTTTGAAAAAGAGTTGTGTCTGATTGCTTTCACTAAGGAAGCCATAAAATATGGGGCTTATCGTGGCATTGTTTTACTTCGTAATGCTCCCCAAGATACTCTCTCCTGGGAAACTACTCTTAAAGAAGTTAGAAAAGAAGTAGGGTTTCTGCATAATTTAGAAAATGCTGTTCTTTTAGAAGCTTTGAACTTAATAGAAAAATATGAAGATATAGATGAAAATTATAGAAGAAAGTTGTTACCTGAATTATTAAGTCGTACCGATAAACAATATGTTCAGAAATATCAACAAATAGAAGTGCAAGTTGCTCAGTCTTATGACTCACTCCAAAGGAAAATAGAAGATTTTAGAAACAAATATAAAGGTACATACGCAGCAGATGTTTTGCTAATGATCTACCACGAACCGCTGATAGGTAACAAAATGCCTCAGGAATATAACACCCGAGCCAGTTTTATGAAAGAATTTTATTTTGAAAAGTGGAATTTCTCTGAAGAGCTCCTATTGAGTAATCCTTTTCTAAGTAATAGGATTATGCGTTACCTGAGAGATTTTACAGATATTTACAATTATGCAGGAATTCAATATTCAGTAGATAAATTATTGAAGGCTACTAAATCTCAAAATAGTAAAGTGTTTGATTTCATGTGGAATTTTTTAGTCAAGTTGTATCTACATAGTGGTCTAGAAAAAGTAGCAATACATATTTATGATACGTATTTAGAAAGTTGTAGCAATCAGATAACTAACGCATCAGAAGAAATACAAAAATTAGAAACCCTGAAAAAATTACAACCTGGTAATCCTGCCCCGCTAATCCCATTAGAAAAACAAGGGCTTAAAAAATTTGATGAGGTTATCCGCAATCATGAGTTAGTTATTTTATATTTTTGGGCTTCTACTTGTGACTACTGCCGAAAATATTCTCCTGAGTTGCTCAAAGTAGTATCAAAAACCCCTAAAAATATAGGGGTTATTACTATATCTCTTGATAAAGATAAATCAGAGTGGCAAAAATATCTTCATACCTTGCAAGCAGACAAATGGTATCATTACTGCGACTTACAAGGATGGCAATCAGATATAGTGAAAAATTATGCAATCAGAAAGACTCCTGTTTGTTATTTAATAGACCGTAAAGGTAATATCATAGAACGAGAAGTTCATCCTTTGGATATAGAAAAGTTCTTGTTAAAATACTTTAATTCCAAATCCTAA
- a CDS encoding T9SS type A sorting domain-containing protein, translated as MSRIYQITLIGLCVVLSFTVRAQLVVTSGATLTINSNETVTLAGINLQNNAGGTITHAGNIVMLGNATDRDIINNGTLNGNNGTITMTGINEQQIQGNAVVNIGNFVVNNGGNGVSVTNSGGLRIHNTLTLTNGRLFTSDNSPVYFTPTATNPVETNTNHIQGTAIMETRNVGTSAFDFLMLQMPMGADVGNLTLTRKSGDGGATSRGFATAQGTPVISGFEGIDAHWIIDITNHTGTRDVTWSWLPAWDNGKILTQMSLWKTLPMNISNYWFSHTVALNLSSRTHTQNNLLLSELDQAWSFSDHLNPLPVDLVSFQVSLKDENVEVTWKSQNEHQIKGYTIERSIDNLNFQPIGFADAKNQPTNHYSYLDTDAKKQGKSIIYYRLLILEKDGSSRYSDVQAIKLPQAQEFVVSIYPNPFQDELNIQIKNPEKHEVHLKLIDNLGKIISQASLEGSEEIQHKITGSAGFLATGTYFLYIEKNNTTKVYKVVKK; from the coding sequence ATGTCAAGAATTTACCAGATAACGCTTATAGGACTATGTGTAGTCTTAAGCTTTACAGTACGGGCTCAATTAGTAGTAACTAGTGGTGCTACTCTTACTATTAATAGTAATGAAACTGTTACCCTCGCGGGAATTAACTTGCAAAACAATGCAGGTGGAACTATTACTCATGCAGGTAATATCGTAATGTTAGGTAACGCAACTGACCGCGATATTATCAATAATGGTACCCTAAATGGAAATAATGGTACAATTACAATGACAGGGATAAATGAACAACAAATTCAAGGAAATGCAGTAGTAAATATAGGAAATTTTGTAGTAAACAATGGCGGTAATGGAGTAAGTGTTACAAATAGTGGTGGTTTACGTATCCATAACACGCTCACACTTACGAATGGTCGTCTGTTTACTTCTGACAATAGCCCCGTATATTTTACTCCTACTGCTACTAACCCTGTAGAAACAAACACTAACCACATTCAAGGTACAGCTATCATGGAAACGCGTAATGTAGGCACAAGTGCTTTTGACTTCTTAATGCTACAAATGCCTATGGGAGCTGATGTGGGCAACCTAACTCTAACGCGTAAAAGCGGAGATGGAGGAGCAACCAGCAGAGGATTTGCTACAGCTCAAGGCACACCTGTTATCTCAGGCTTTGAAGGTATAGACGCTCACTGGATTATTGATATTACCAACCATACAGGTACAAGAGACGTTACATGGAGCTGGCTACCAGCTTGGGATAATGGCAAAATTCTTACTCAAATGAGCTTATGGAAAACCCTACCTATGAACATTAGCAACTACTGGTTTTCTCATACAGTAGCTCTTAACCTCAGCAGCCGCACTCATACGCAAAATAACTTACTCCTTAGTGAACTAGACCAAGCATGGTCATTTTCTGACCATCTCAATCCGCTCCCTGTGGATTTGGTAAGTTTTCAAGTTAGCTTAAAAGACGAGAATGTAGAAGTAACTTGGAAATCTCAAAATGAACACCAAATCAAAGGGTATACAATAGAACGAAGTATTGATAATCTCAACTTCCAGCCTATTGGCTTTGCAGATGCTAAAAATCAGCCTACTAACCATTATTCATACTTAGACACTGACGCTAAAAAACAAGGAAAATCTATCATTTATTACCGTCTACTTATTCTTGAAAAGGATGGTAGCTCTCGTTATAGTGATGTACAAGCCATTAAACTACCTCAAGCCCAGGAATTCGTAGTAAGTATATATCCTAACCCATTCCAAGATGAACTAAATATACAAATTAAAAACCCTGAGAAACATGAAGTTCACTTGAAGTTAATAGATAACCTAGGAAAAATCATTTCTCAAGCATCTTTGGAAGGAAGTGAGGAGATACAACATAAAATAACTGGAAGTGCAGGCTTTTTAGCTACAGGCACCTACTTCTTGTACATAGAAAAGAACAATACAACCAAAGTCTATAAAGTTGTTAAAAAGTAA
- a CDS encoding T9SS type A sorting domain-containing protein, with protein MRHFGSKRHVNTKLIVILLLCGCIFSNYYIVVAQSCASPTSISLGVCNLSFDRSITANPVTTPVPSCFNTFDNSKSSSTDGWATYTAAISGTVTLEYTSYTKDVVLAVYLASGCPTSSTDEIGCSDATTSGTERLIFSVLSGSTYRIRVINRTDNAAMNGTLCFYQGLPTTRDHCSNAQNILVGQTNVSIPIFDTNRNNENRANPNTAAPCNFTFNPSTNIDAWVRFTATSTRTRVSYTSQNNKNVAIAIYANCVSQNSIPSACVNGITTNTPQEEFINVVTTIGTTYYVRIMNLTDNNTVQGFVSIINGVFDNCSDVMSLTTSPLQIGSCNLKFTFPASFVSSPPAFPSCASSGFNNDAWTRFTGDGTRVRLEYQGNKGIAIAVYTGNNCGFLSLVADLDGGGGCTNSSFACPSNPGSAYYQKIDILTTNNTNYFVRIINMQDGNGLEGVLCLSSTPNATPKLPNNFSDPSTAVNLVVNDDCGIPFNIMPDQHQYGGKNSGITSAGNSSCGGVITDPNFYAEAWAKFNSGSNTSIVIRYDNQDYDPSTTQNNAMIELRSSSDPTTLIACANSIALEGIEELTATVTANTDYYIRIVAIGPQCTTQKALFGKICVASNSPQMGDLCSNAHSIVVGQCNITLNVPANFTFDDPTPPTCGFVPANMNDAWISFQATSNRTDITYNSTTTTNADPAFAVYVGNCGSLTLLGSCINNNTGSSENATIATVPGTTYYIRVMNVFGTGTNNPMLGKICVQQTIGSDVCDDLTLVTVPVGTCGGRLDIPINFDRTADYPLGTYNALNPLRANYTPPSLGTTCDPDGMGPALPPAVKQDAWFRINGTGARFTIHYENINGKGNPAIAVYTAPSAINCGTGANGAGNPNNELVCANQYNFFGRQTETVVFSSNPGQQYLVRVMNVDLHSPTTAIDPSNITSHIDMAGTLCFIAESGSYLSLNRTQIDINHCSTPRIVNIGDCDIPVNVIAPSSCEAGTYTPATLTCSTVQPPPTPPANDGTTSTTVTCTTGDAWARFTTAPNQTSIEGGRVTITYNNDNNSPFPAVDVTLAVYQSVNCGTSYTLVGNPLPSNSIGCSERVIEGVERVSFIAANNTTYYIRVINRGPAGSSAYGRICIFNGPNMAEDVCSPTATSYGLINGDFKQFDIEASFVNNAQNNIPNCVTAGGSSPSNPDPPIQRDAWMRFEITVTGTYTVQYDNSNGNNVFGDVPNVAIAIYNTCPGPTDNVGLIPLACSNKVWEGTESITFIASTTGNFYVRVMNVSNSTATITGKIRIAAFAQCNAGPNLIIDGDFAGWGNANLPFPFANSGNTPNGINRDANRPAENAAALQNVKKFATMYGYRQGLNSMYPEGVFTVGKTARVFHTAFFSYGAGYYGYGTNNPAYCNTGGAGVPPNSNPISHACQGYGTPTPNQPAAVPNVADANFMIINGWAPNGWGGPPPVGSPNGKVWCQTVTVEGNKFYMFTGWFANLIQIGWNIDLPQLVVTICDMQHPVTQAIGTPVPGTTIITGANPDGSGGTVTHTPPMPSDVTSTAHNGRLYGAGVRCNASGESSDYRLKLLGSDIFLPEAPDRWLPMRCIYKSPNFAVPTQVNLCIENKSLTPNGNDFAIDKLTFQECIGADPNVFNDFLKGNTCELADNPAAIGVALPVEVLTFDAKYINEQVSLQWQVIIENNISHYEVQRSEDGKDFESIGLVRAFGNLQEWQTYSYSDTRLPRLRKLYYRLKIKTREGDNIYTDVREVILPISTLKPFVLFPNPVEKGQSVALNLDLEVIREGFSLSIANLVGNVVYQQSYMRPNEGSKIVNLPTQNLPAGVYIVSMHLGGKIYTDKFTIF; from the coding sequence ATGAGACACTTTGGTAGCAAAAGGCACGTTAATACTAAACTAATAGTTATTTTATTGTTGTGTGGTTGTATCTTTTCAAATTATTATATCGTAGTAGCTCAATCTTGTGCTTCACCTACATCTATAAGCTTAGGCGTTTGCAATCTTAGCTTTGACCGAAGTATTACAGCTAATCCTGTTACTACCCCTGTGCCATCATGCTTTAACACTTTTGATAACAGTAAGTCATCAAGCACAGATGGCTGGGCTACTTATACTGCGGCTATCTCAGGTACGGTAACCTTGGAATATACTTCATATACCAAAGATGTTGTTTTGGCTGTGTATTTAGCTAGTGGTTGTCCTACAAGCTCTACTGATGAGATTGGCTGTTCAGATGCTACTACTTCGGGAACTGAGAGACTTATTTTTAGTGTGTTGTCTGGTTCTACCTACCGCATTCGTGTAATTAATCGTACAGATAATGCAGCTATGAATGGTACGCTTTGCTTCTACCAAGGATTGCCTACCACGCGAGACCATTGTAGTAACGCTCAAAATATTTTAGTGGGACAGACTAACGTAAGCATTCCTATTTTTGATACTAATCGTAATAATGAAAATAGAGCCAACCCTAATACGGCAGCCCCATGTAACTTTACCTTTAATCCAAGTACAAACATAGATGCCTGGGTACGATTTACTGCCACAAGTACGCGTACACGGGTTAGCTATACTTCTCAGAATAATAAAAATGTAGCCATTGCTATATATGCAAACTGTGTTTCACAAAATTCTATTCCCTCTGCTTGTGTTAATGGCATCACTACTAACACACCACAAGAAGAGTTTATTAATGTGGTTACTACGATAGGCACCACCTATTATGTACGTATCATGAATTTGACTGATAATAATACTGTGCAGGGTTTTGTAAGTATTATTAATGGGGTATTTGATAATTGTAGCGATGTTATGAGCCTTACCACCTCGCCTTTGCAAATTGGCAGTTGTAATCTCAAATTTACTTTCCCTGCTAGTTTTGTTAGTAGCCCACCTGCTTTTCCTAGTTGTGCCTCCAGTGGTTTTAATAATGATGCTTGGACACGTTTTACAGGCGATGGAACGCGTGTGCGTTTGGAATACCAAGGAAATAAAGGGATTGCCATTGCGGTTTATACAGGTAACAATTGTGGTTTTCTTTCCCTCGTTGCAGATTTAGATGGAGGAGGAGGGTGTACCAATTCAAGTTTTGCTTGTCCTTCCAATCCTGGTAGTGCTTATTACCAAAAAATAGATATCCTAACTACTAATAACACAAACTATTTTGTTAGGATTATTAATATGCAAGATGGAAATGGTTTAGAAGGTGTACTATGTCTTTCTTCTACGCCTAATGCTACACCTAAACTTCCTAACAACTTCTCCGACCCTTCTACTGCCGTTAATTTGGTTGTAAATGATGATTGTGGTATTCCCTTTAATATAATGCCAGACCAACACCAATATGGAGGTAAAAATAGTGGCATTACCTCTGCAGGTAATTCTTCTTGTGGTGGTGTTATTACTGACCCAAATTTTTATGCCGAGGCCTGGGCGAAATTCAACTCAGGCTCAAATACGAGTATAGTGATTCGCTATGATAACCAAGATTATGACCCCTCTACAACCCAAAATAACGCAATGATTGAATTGCGTAGTTCTTCTGACCCTACCACCCTCATTGCTTGTGCTAATAGCATTGCTTTGGAAGGAATAGAAGAACTTACCGCAACTGTAACTGCAAACACAGACTACTACATTAGAATTGTAGCCATAGGACCGCAATGTACTACCCAAAAGGCACTATTTGGGAAAATATGTGTAGCTAGCAACTCTCCGCAAATGGGCGATTTGTGTAGTAACGCACATAGTATTGTAGTAGGGCAATGTAATATCACATTGAACGTACCTGCAAATTTTACATTTGATGACCCTACGCCCCCTACTTGTGGTTTTGTACCTGCTAACATGAATGATGCGTGGATAAGTTTTCAAGCAACTAGTAATAGGACGGATATAACCTATAATTCAACCACTACCACAAATGCTGATCCTGCTTTCGCTGTTTATGTAGGAAATTGTGGTTCACTTACGCTACTCGGCTCTTGTATCAATAATAATACAGGATCATCCGAAAATGCAACCATTGCTACCGTACCAGGTACTACTTACTATATTCGCGTAATGAATGTATTTGGTACAGGAACTAACAACCCTATGTTGGGTAAAATTTGTGTACAACAAACCATCGGTAGTGATGTTTGCGATGACTTGACTCTCGTAACCGTTCCCGTAGGTACTTGTGGGGGTAGATTAGATATTCCTATCAATTTTGACAGAACAGCTGATTACCCCTTAGGTACATACAATGCCCTAAACCCATTAAGAGCTAACTATACTCCCCCCTCACTTGGCACAACTTGCGACCCCGATGGCATGGGACCTGCCTTACCCCCTGCAGTAAAACAAGATGCATGGTTTAGAATCAATGGCACAGGAGCAAGGTTCACTATACATTACGAAAATATAAACGGCAAAGGAAATCCTGCTATTGCTGTTTATACAGCACCTTCCGCTATTAACTGTGGTACAGGAGCTAACGGAGCAGGTAATCCTAATAATGAGTTAGTATGTGCTAACCAATATAATTTCTTTGGTAGACAAACAGAAACAGTAGTCTTCTCAAGCAACCCAGGGCAACAATACCTAGTACGTGTTATGAACGTAGATTTGCATTCTCCTACTACAGCTATAGATCCTTCAAACATTACTAGCCATATAGATATGGCAGGTACACTCTGCTTTATTGCCGAAAGCGGAAGTTACTTATCCTTAAACCGTACCCAAATAGATATCAATCACTGTAGCACTCCTAGAATAGTAAATATTGGTGATTGCGACATACCTGTCAATGTAATCGCTCCCTCCTCTTGCGAAGCAGGAACCTATACACCTGCTACACTTACTTGTAGTACGGTACAACCTCCTCCTACCCCACCTGCAAATGATGGTACTACTTCCACTACCGTAACCTGTACTACAGGAGATGCATGGGCTAGGTTTACTACTGCTCCTAACCAAACTAGTATTGAAGGAGGACGTGTAACTATTACTTACAATAATGACAATAATAGTCCCTTCCCTGCTGTTGATGTTACTTTGGCTGTTTATCAAAGTGTTAATTGCGGTACTAGTTATACTTTGGTAGGAAATCCATTGCCTTCCAACTCTATTGGTTGTTCTGAAAGAGTAATAGAAGGAGTGGAAAGAGTGAGTTTTATTGCTGCTAATAATACTACTTATTACATCCGTGTCATCAATCGCGGACCAGCAGGAAGTAGTGCTTACGGAAGAATATGTATCTTCAATGGACCAAATATGGCCGAGGATGTATGTAGCCCTACTGCTACCTCTTATGGGCTTATCAACGGAGACTTTAAGCAATTTGATATTGAAGCTTCTTTTGTTAATAATGCTCAAAATAATATCCCGAATTGTGTAACAGCAGGAGGTAGTAGTCCTTCTAATCCAGACCCGCCCATACAAAGAGATGCATGGATGCGTTTTGAAATTACCGTAACAGGTACTTACACCGTGCAATATGACAATAGCAATGGAAATAATGTATTTGGAGATGTGCCTAATGTTGCTATTGCTATTTACAACACTTGCCCTGGACCGACAGATAACGTAGGGCTTATTCCTTTGGCTTGTTCTAATAAAGTATGGGAAGGTACAGAAAGTATTACCTTTATTGCTTCAACCACAGGAAATTTCTATGTACGTGTAATGAATGTAAGTAATAGTACGGCAACAATTACAGGAAAAATACGTATTGCCGCCTTTGCCCAGTGTAATGCAGGACCGAACCTTATCATAGATGGAGATTTTGCAGGCTGGGGAAATGCTAATTTACCTTTCCCTTTTGCTAATAGTGGGAATACTCCTAATGGGATTAACAGAGACGCCAACCGACCTGCTGAAAATGCAGCAGCCTTACAAAATGTCAAAAAATTTGCTACGATGTACGGTTATAGGCAGGGACTAAATAGCATGTATCCTGAGGGCGTATTTACCGTCGGAAAAACAGCTAGAGTATTTCATACTGCATTTTTTAGTTATGGAGCAGGTTATTATGGCTATGGTACAAATAATCCTGCTTATTGTAATACGGGCGGGGCAGGTGTACCCCCTAATTCTAATCCAATTTCACATGCTTGCCAAGGGTATGGTACTCCTACACCTAATCAGCCTGCTGCTGTACCTAACGTAGCCGATGCTAATTTTATGATTATCAATGGTTGGGCTCCTAATGGTTGGGGCGGACCTCCCCCTGTGGGTTCTCCTAATGGTAAGGTTTGGTGCCAAACCGTTACCGTAGAAGGTAATAAATTCTATATGTTTACAGGTTGGTTTGCTAATCTCATTCAAATAGGTTGGAATATTGACTTGCCCCAACTAGTTGTTACCATTTGCGATATGCAACATCCTGTTACTCAAGCTATAGGTACCCCTGTTCCTGGTACTACCATCATCACAGGTGCCAACCCTGACGGAAGCGGAGGTACAGTAACCCACACTCCTCCTATGCCTAGTGATGTAACTTCTACTGCTCACAATGGTCGGTTATACGGAGCAGGTGTAAGATGTAATGCTTCAGGAGAGTCTAGTGATTATAGGTTGAAGCTTCTAGGCTCTGATATATTTTTACCAGAAGCTCCTGACCGCTGGCTCCCTATGCGTTGTATCTACAAATCCCCTAATTTTGCTGTTCCTACGCAGGTTAATTTATGTATAGAGAATAAGTCTCTTACCCCTAATGGAAATGACTTCGCTATAGATAAGCTCACTTTTCAAGAGTGTATAGGGGCTGATCCTAATGTATTTAATGATTTCTTAAAGGGAAATACCTGTGAACTAGCAGACAACCCCGCTGCTATCGGTGTAGCTTTACCCGTAGAGGTATTAACTTTTGATGCAAAATATATCAACGAACAAGTAAGTCTACAATGGCAAGTAATCATAGAAAATAATATCAGCCACTACGAAGTACAAAGAAGTGAAGATGGAAAAGATTTTGAAAGTATAGGTTTAGTGAGAGCCTTTGGTAATCTCCAAGAGTGGCAAACTTATTCCTACTCTGACACAAGGCTTCCTAGATTAAGAAAGCTATACTATCGCCTTAAAATTAAAACAAGAGAAGGCGATAACATCTATACTGATGTAAGAGAAGTAATTTTACCTATAAGTACCTTAAAGCCTTTTGTACTATTCCCTAATCCTGTAGAAAAAGGACAAAGCGTTGCCCTTAATTTAGATTTAGAAGTGATAAGAGAAGGATTTAGCCTTTCTATTGCTAACCTCGTAGGCAATGTGGTATATCAGCAAAGCTATATGCGCCCTAATGAGGGAAGCAAAATAGTGAACTTACCTACACAAAACTTACCTGCAGGCGTATACATAGTGAGTATGCATCTGGGCGGTAAAATCTATACTGACAAGTTTACTATATTCTAA